DNA from Evansella sp. LMS18:
CATTCACATAAGTTATGGTGCCTTTCCTGTCAGTAATAGCTACAATAGAAGATTCGTCGAGAGCATGTTTGATAGCCTGTAACTCTTTATTGGATTTAGCTAACTTATTAAGCGTCAGTTTTAACGTTCCTTCAGTTTCCTTATTATTCGTTATATCTTTTTGGATAGATATATATTTGCAGATTTCTCCGTTTTCATCTTCAAATGGAATGATTGTAGTGTGCACCCAGTAGTATGTTCCATCTTTTGCTTTGTTCTTGATCTCTCCTTCCCATACTTTTCCCCGCCTGACAATTTTCCACAGATTGCTGAAAAATTTGCGGGAGTGGAAATCCGAATTTAATATACTGTATTTTTCCCCTGTGATTTCATCTCGTCTGTATTTTGAAATTTCACAAAATCGGTCGTTTACATAGGTTATTTTCCCTGCAGGGTCGCAGACAGACACAACATTTGTCAGATCCATCGCAAAAAGCATTTCACTGCCGAGTTTATCAATCGTCATCAATTTATCCAACTGTGCCATTCACCTCCGAAAAAATTCAGCTATTTGAATGAATTTGATATATAGACTTTGCATAAAAAAAGACGAACATTATTTTTCGATTGCAGCGTAAGACGGCGACTCTGACGGGAAAGGCGCGAGCTGAAAATCCATTTTAGACGGCGTTCAGCCGGAAAAAATTAGTTGAAGCCGTGCCCGCAGAACGCGTCCGTCAGTAGCGTAAATCGAACAACAAAGTAACATTTGAAGATAATGTTCTTATTAATGATGGTAATTTTGAATTATGAAATTGATTCATTTACTAAACGATTTAAGTTTTACAAATTTTGCCAGAAAAGTTTTTGCCATGATATAATAAAAGAAATTTATTCTTCCAGGAGGTCATATGATGAAACTTCCTGCCTGCTGGTGCTGCCAGTACAAATTTGCGTGGAAAGAGCTGTTATTTTTCCTGGGGCCCAAAAAATGCCCGGTCTGTAAAGAAAAACAATTTGTAACTGCAAAGAAAAGGCTCCAGGCAGCATGGTCCAGCCCTGTTACAGTTATTCTCATGTTTATATTCCTGCATCTTTTTTCTTTCCCTACAGCGATTTTGCTTGGAGTATTCGTTCTGATAATAGGCATTACCCTGAGTCCTTTTTGTTATGAATTTACAAATGAGCAGGAGCCATTGTTTTAGGGGATGAATTTTAGAGGGGAACCCTTTCTTTGCTGCAAGGTATCAGCTGTAAATAATACGGGCAGCCTGCTCCATTATATCGTTAATAATCTCCTTAGCCGATTGTTCTTCCTTTATCATTCTTATCCCCTGCCCGGACCAGAGCGATAAATATTCTTTGTTCCCCTGCTTTTTTGCGGCTTTTCGAATTTCACCTGTTACATTATTTTGTCCAGGATATTTTAACGGTTTGATATTTTGCCCAGAATGCAGTTCTGTGAATTCATTTTTCACTGCTCTTGCCGGTCTGCCGGAAAAACTTTTTGTAATAGTCGTACTGTCTTCGTCTGCTTCAAGAAGTGCTTGTTTATACGCCTCGTCTGTTCCGCTTTCCGCCGCATGTAAAAACCTTGTGCCTAACTGTACCCCTGCTGCTCCTAATACCATGGAAGCGGCAAGGCCTCTTCCGTCCATAATCCCTCCTGCCGCAACTACAGGCAGCTCCACTGCATCAGCAACCTGAGGAACCAGTGACATCGTACCTACGAGAGAACCATCAGTATCTGAAACCTGGAAAGTACCCCTGTGTCCTCCAGCGTCACTTCCTTGTGCCACTATTATATCTGCCCCTGCTTTTGCAGCTTGTATCGCTTCGTTAACATTCGTTACCATTGTTATAACCTTTTGCTTATTATGTTTGGCAACAGTAAATTCTTCCTGAGAAAGAAGCCCAAAAGTCGTCGAAAGTACAGGTATTTCTTCTTCCAGAAGTACTTGAAATTGTTTCTTCGAATAATCAGCAGACCCAAAATCCCCGATGCCTGGACGGATTCCAAGAGCTTCGTAAACAGAGGCATATTTTTCCTGGACTTCCGCTGTTCTGCTGTCCGAATCCGCTAACTCCGCTTTGAAAATATTAACGGCGAAAGGCCTCTCTGTCAGTTTCTTTATTTTTCTTATCTCCACTCTCGTAGCTTCTGGTGTCAGATAGCCCGCGGCGAGGACTCCTAGCCCCCCAGCATTCGAAACAGCAGCAACCAGCTCCGGAGTTGTGATACCACCAGCCATGGGAGCCTGAATGATGGGGTATTTAATCTCTAGTTCCTTGCAAAGTTCTGTATAAAGATTCATTATGAGAATACTCCTTTTATATGGTGTTGATTTCTAAATCAGATAAGAAATTTGTAGTTTTTATACATAAAAATGTCTCCATTCCCATGAATGGGCTTAAGAGAGTGTCTATTGAAATTCCATTAGTGCACCTTCCCTATCTTCTTGCTTCATTCTAAAAATCCCTTTCTTTTTTAAAAATTCAAATACTTTTTTCTGAATATAGTAAAAAAAGCACCCCGCAATATGCGGAATGCTAATGGATATTGTTAATTCTCTTCGACGAGTTTCACCAATGCTTCATAAGGCTGAGCGCCCATGACCCCACGGTTTCCAGAGACGAAACAAGGAACTGCTGTGATGCCAATCTGCTGTGCTTCTTCATGATCAGCCAGCACCTCTTGTTCATACTCTCTTGATTCCAGCGCCTGCCGGAAATCCTCTTCATCAAGGCCCAAATCTGATGCAATTTGTGCCAGTGTATCAATATCATTAATATTTTTATTCTGCTGGAACTGAGCTTTAAAAACCGCCTCATGATATTCATGCGCACGGCCGTTCTTCTCAGCAAACTTAGCTCCTTCAAGTGCACGTCTGGAATGTTTACTCTTGTCATTCCAGTGCATTTCAAGACCATATTGCTCAGCCATCATCTGAACGTTTTTCTTCGCCTGTTCATAATACCCATCCGGCATCTTCGGCGGTTCCATCCCTTCCGGACGAAGTTCAAACGCCTTCCATTCTACCTCTGCGTTTTTTTCCTTAACCAACTGGTTAAGCGGGACTGTCCCGATAAAACAAAACGGTCAAAGGAAGTCGCTGTATATGATGATTTTTTTCCTTTCTTCACTCATCTCGGCACCTCTTCTAATCCCCTCCACATCCGGGGAAATTATTTTACTTTAATGACAATTTTGCCTCTTGCGTGGTGGGTTTCGCTCAATTCATGGGCATCCTGGACGCCTGCTTCACTGAATTCAAAGGTACTTCCCACTATTGGCTGAAGCTGGCCTTTATTGTATAACTCAGCAAGCTCTTCCAGCTGTGCCCCGTTTTCCTGAAGCCAGTGAAAACCTGCAGTTACGCCAGATTTTTTCGCTTCTTCTTTATCAGGAGGATTGACTATAGAAATTAATTTAGCATCTTTCTTTAAAACTTCATAACTTTTTGATTGTATCTCTCCTCCGAGGGAATCGAGAACAAAATCAAAATCTTGTAATATTTCATTGAAATTCTCGTTTTGGTAATTAATAACCTGATCCGCCCCAAGGGACCGTACAAATTCTTCATTCTTCCCGCTCGCTGTTGTGGCAACGTAAGCACCAAGGCTCCTTGCGATTTGAAGGGCGTAAATACCGACGCCGCCTGCGCCAGCGTGAACAAGCACCTTATCTCCTTCCTGTACTTTTCCCAGGTCAACAAGGCACTGATAAGCAGTCAATCCGGCAAGAGGAATTGCCGATGCTTCTTCAAAGCTCATTTTTTCAGGCATTTTTGCCAGCTTGTCCACATCCACTGCAGTAAATTCCGCGTAAGTTCCGTTTTTTGTTGTTGCCGGCCTTGTAAAAACACGGTCCCCTGTTTTAAATTCCGATACATTCGAGCCTGTTTCTGCTACAACGCCTGCCGCATCCCATCCGAGGATAATCGGAAATTCAAAAGGAAACATCTCCTTTAAGTATCCTTCCCGCATCTTCCAGTCGATAGGATTTACAGAGGTAGCATGAATTTCCAGAAGTACCTGGTCTTCCCCTATTTGTGGTTTTTCAACATTCCGCTCTTTCAGCTGTTCTCTTCCGCCATAATTATCAATGACTATCGCTTTCATAGTTGCCTCCTAAAAAAGATAAAATTATATATCTCTTACTGCTTCTCCTATCGGCTGGTCGCCGGAAACGAGATCGAACCCTTTATTGAAGGTATTTCTCGCATCAAGGGTATAAAAGATAGTTTCTGCAACATCTTCCCGTGGAATTGATGCCCGTTCCAGGTTTTCCCCTGCCATGATTGTTCCTTCCCCCTTATCGTTCGTAAGCCCTCCAGGCCGGACGATTGTATAGGTAAGTCTGCTCAGTTCAAGCATCCTGTCTGCATAATGTTTCGCAGCAAAATATGGTTTTATCTGATCGCTCCAGTTTTCCCGGTTGTGTGCCTGGATTGCGCTGACCTGAACATAACGCATTACTCCAGCCCTTTCTGCCGCTTCTATAGTTTTTCCGGCACCGTCAAGATCAATGAGTAATGTTTTGTCAGGGCCTGTATGTCCTCCGGATCCTGCAGTGAATACCACTGCATCACAGCCTTCAGCGGCGTTGGCGATGTCTTCCACACTTCCTTCAAGATCCGCCAGCGCTGTTTCTACACCCTGGTTTTTAAACTCTTCTGCCTGTTCTTCTTTTCTGACCATCGCGCGCACTGTATGTTTTTCACTTTCCTGTAATAACGTTACCAGGTGTCTGCCAATCTGCCCGTTTGCACCAACAACTAATACTTTCATATGATCAGACTCCTTTTCCTTTTAGTTTGGGTTGTATTATGACACTGTCATTATTCCTTAGCAAACAATTTGTTTGCCATATATTTTACTGAGATAATATTCCCTTTTTGAGTGTAATCAATCGTCTATATCACTAAAAATAAAAGCACACTTAGTTTCAGGAAAAACTAAGTGTGCTAAGGGAGCAGAATTTATTTTTTCTTATTCATCATCTTTGTTATTGTATCCATGTTTATTTTACCAGGGTCGCTTATAATTGCTTTTACAAGCTCATCCTCTTTTTTCTTCGGGACAGGTTTATTGGCTATCTGTCCGACTTTCCGGATGATCTCCCTAACAGTCTTCTCATCTTTAAAGTTTGCCCCCTTAATAGAGTCTGCCAGTTTAAAGATTTCAGCCATATTCACACCTGATTTTTTCTCTATATTTTTAAAGACTTTATCAAAACCCATACTTAACCTCCTTTCAGCCGCTGGTTATACTCAATTAAGCCTTCTTCCTGTACTGGCTCAGAAAACTAAGCATTTAGGACGACTTATAATAGATGTATGCGGCTGAAAGTTAATTGGCTGGGTACGAGTCCCGTAAAAATCAACTTTAAATATACAAAGTCTATATATGAAATTCATTCATAGTTTAAAAAAATCCCTTCTGCGAATTGCACAGAAGGGATGACATGTTAATTTTTCCTGTTAAGCTCTTATCCAGTAAGCAGCATCCTGATCTCCTGGAGATGGAGGGAACTGATCACCTTCCTGGAGGGAGATTTCTTCAATGACTCCGCTTGGCGAACCTCCATTAACTAATTTGTCTACTTATATTTTCCTGTTTCAGGAGCTTTTTCACCAGTTTTGAATTTATCTTTCGCCATGGCTATCTTCCTCCTTTTGTGGATTTAATGTTGAAATACCACATTCGAATGAAGAAAAAACCTCCCAAGGAAAAAATGCGCCATAAGGATTAACAGACAGCCCCTGTCAGTCGCCCCCTGCATCTTCCTTATACTTTAAATTCAAACTGGAAAACCCTTCGGGATGTCCGAAACCATCCTGCCTCACTTCCCCATTACGGCCAACGAAATAATAGTACGTTACCTCTGCTTCGTCTGAGAAGGAAACATTTAAGTAGTAAGGGTTAATGTGTGCCATTTCAACATTTCTGTGGTCTATGTTCGTTATTTCCCATTTTGCCTCCGGATATTTTTCGACCAGATACTCTTCCAGCAGCTCTGTCCTTTCCGATATTTGATAATCGACCCAGTATGGTCTTCCAATAAAGAAGACCAATACTGCCGCAACAGTGAAAAATGTGGCCAGTACACCAGTTTTTCTCCACTTTCCGTTTAAAAAGAAAGTAATGAGCAACGGGATAGAAATAATAACAGCAGCCAGCAAAAGTTCATAATACAGGGTTGGTCGCATCGGAAGCCCCCTCAGGAAAATAAAAATACAACGTTCATGATTCTTTCACCTGTAAACCTGAAGCTGCTGCCCCTTTGTCTGACTTAATTTTAAGGTGCAAAAGCATACATCCCACACTGCCGGTCATACAGACAGCTGCTGATAAATAAAATGCTGTTGTAAAATTATAGTAATCTACTAAAACACCGGTAACCATCGGGGATATCCACTGCCCAATTCCAAAAAATAAGGTAATGAATCCGATAGCCATAGAAGTTTTTCTGGCAGCTGTTAAATCACTTACAGCGGCAACCATTATCGTTGGCACAGCCCATAATGTCAGCGAGTAGAGGATTGTCTCCAGTAACAGGAAAAAAGGCTGAGTAGTAACAGTGAATGCTATCAGCAGGCACGTCTGAATGAAATAGATGATAAACAAAGTCAGCATTCGCCCGATTTTATCAGAAAGTGCTCCCCATAAAAAACCACTGGCAATACTGGCGATACCAGCAGTGGCGAAAATCTGCCCTGCGAGCGTTGGTTCAAGTGCCACACTTGTTATAAGAAAATCAACAAAGAAAGTAGAAAAAATCAGATATGAAAATCCCCAGGTAAAATATGTTATTCCAATAAAGTAAATAAGTTTGCTGCTATAAACATTTTCAATCAATGGAGACCGAGGCTGAGCAACCTTTTTTTCCCCTCCGGTCGCAGGATCCCTTTCCGCCCCAATTGGCTTCAGGCCAATCTCATGTGGTTCATCCACCATAAAGAAATGGTTAATGATAATGATCAGCACGACGAGCACAGCGAGAATACCCCAGCTGATTCGCCAGCCTCCTGTATTGATCATCATGAGCATTGGCACTAAAAATCCGCTGATTAACATCCCAAAGCTTGAACCAGAGTTTGTCACACCGAGCGCAAAACCTCTGTATTTAATGCTGAACCACTTACCAACTACACTTAAGGATGCTACATTCCCCGTCCCACAGCCCAGCCCAATGACCAGGAAAGCCAAAAATGCAGTGAAAAAGTGGTTAACTATCGCACTGGCACCCATTCCTCCTGCACAAATAATCAGGGATACTAAAATGACTTTTTTAGTCGGAAATCGATTAGTTAAAAAACCAACAGAAATTGCTCCTGTCAAATACCCAAGAAACACAGCAGATGCAATAATTCCCGCTTCTGTGTAGCTGAGTGAGAGTCCCTCTCTCATAAACGGAAGGATTGCCCCCAGGGAAAAGCGCCCCAGACCTAAGCATGCAAATAAGTTTAAAACAGTAATTCCTAAAATAAGCCAGCCGCGATGAAACTGAAACCCTTTCATGATTATTTACCCCTTTGGTTCATAATGAATGAGAGACCGGAGTTAATTCTTGTTGACCTCAATTTCTTTTGTGTAAAAAATAAGCATACTATATGCCAAATTCGAAATATTTATTTATAGCTTAGAAAGCTAAAATTCCTGCTTCGTCCTGTAAACCATCCCTTCCGCTAAGGCAACCAGATCATCCGTTTCGTTACGAACTTCCATTCTGTAGAGGCCAAGTTTATTTGAACGATTATCCTCTGTAGCAATCGCTCTCAGCCGGTCACCAACTGCACCTGCCTTTAAATAATGGATGGTTACAGTAATTCCGACAGCTGTCGTCCCATAGGAGTTACTTGCACAGGCAAACGCCACGTCCGCCAGGGAAAAAATGGCGCCCCCATTAGCAGAACCATGGAAATTTGTCATATCTCCAGTTACTTTCATCGTTACCTCTGCGTATCCATTATCAACTTTCTCTATGTTTATTCCGAGCCACTCCGCATATTTATCCCTCTTAAAATGTTCTAAAATTTTTTCATCCACCAGGACACCCTCCCTGAATTTTTATAACAAATTCGTATGCACCCGTTTAATAAACGTAATGTATCATAATATTCTCAATTTTTCAATTAGTTTTCTTGGTATGCATGCTGGCAATGGAGTAATCCTTATGTAACGCCGCTCACCAATATAAGAACAGAAAAAATAATGCTGATTAAAAAATTCCAACCTTATTTCATATAGATTATGGTATTATAATCGTATATTATCAGTAATTTCAGAATTATTAGTTGACAACGCCAGCCCACAAGTATTACCCTTTGTATATCGATAAATTGTATGTTCGTTTTTATTTCGTATCATAATCTGACTAATTAAATTATTTTATTGTAAATAAACAAGGGAGGAATCAACATGCTTTTTTACGATGAGATTGAGACGGCTTCCCGGGCTGAAATCCAGGAGATTCAGCTGAACCGTCTGAAGAAAACAGTAAATCATGTATTCGGGAATGTGCCTTTTTATCAGGAGAAATTTGTTCAGTCCAGTGTGTCGCCTGACGAAATAACTTCTTTGGAAGATATCAGGAAACTTCCCTTCACGAAGAAAGCAGATTTAAGAGATAACTACCCCTTTGGGCTGTTTGCAGTGGATCAGAAAGATGTGGTCAGGATACACGGTTCCTCCGGGACGAGCGGGAAACCAACTGTTGTGGGATATACGAAATCAGACATAGATAACTGGGCCACACTTGTTGCACGGGCGATTGTAGCTGCAGGTGGAAATAAAGGCGATGTGGTTCATAACGCCTATGGTTACGGCTTATTTACCGGCGGCCTTGGCCTTCACTATGGAGCAGAGAAACTCGGCTGTGTAACCGTTCCAATCTCCGGTGGAAATACAGGCCGTCAGATTACACTTATTCAGGATTTCAAACCAAAAGTAATTTGCGGTACTCCTTCCTACGTACTTAATATTGCGGAAAAAATGGAAGAAATGGGATTAAAGCCAGAAGACATAAGCTGTGAATACGGTATTTTTGGCGCTGAACCTTGGTCTGAAGAAATGCGCAAAACTCTTGAAGATAAACTTGGAATAAAAGCAGTTGATATATACGGCCTTAGCGAAGTAATGGGTCCTGGTGTCTCTATTGAATGCCATGAAGGACAGGATGGCCTGCACATAGCCGATGACCATTTTATTGTAGAAGTTATAGACCCGGAAACACTTCAGCCTGTACCAGAAGGACAGGACGGGGAGCTTGTTTTTACGAGTCTTACAAAGGAAGCGCTTCCAATCATCCGCTACCGTACCGGAGACATTGCTTCAGTTACAACTGAAAGATGTGTATGCGGCCGTACCACGACAAGGATGTCGAGAGTAAAAGGTAGAATTGATGATATGCTAATTATTCGCGGAGTAAACATATTTCCTTCTGAGATTGAACGGACTCTTTTGCAGGTAGACGCTCTCGTCCCGCATTACCAGATCCATTTAACAAAGAAAGGGTCCATGGATAATATTGAAATACACGTAGAAGTAAGCCAGGATGTTTATGACACACTTCCTGATGGAAACCTGAATGACCAGGCTGCAGTTCTTCTTAAAGGGAAAATCCAGCACATGATAAAATCAGAATGCCTGGTGTCTGCAGAAATTAAGCTTAATAAACCCAAGACCATTCCCCGTTCAGAAGGGAAAGCTGTGAGAATCATTGACAGACGTAGTGAGACGGTGCCAAGTTAACGTAAAAAGAGGTGCGCATGCACCTCTTTTTACTGGACTTTTTCCACAACGATCCGGTCTGCCTGACTTAAGTTTCTCCGGACTTCATTTAATATATTTTCTTCTTCTCTGTAAGCGCCAACTTGCTGCCCGTCCACTATTACCCTGTAAATATTTCCTTGCTCATTGCTTCTTGTCAGGTTAAAAGCTCTTTCCAGTCCGTTAACATGCCCTCTCGCCACTTTCTGACGCCAGGAGGGGTCTGCAATTTTTTCTGCATCTTCCGGGTGATCAATAAAACCGTTTTCTGTTAAAAGAGCAGACATTCTTGTTTCTCTTAACACGTGAAAGTTTGCTTTCTTTTTACCCCGGTTTCTCAGTTCGTTAACTTTCATAATTTCCTCATGCATGGTGTCCCGGTATCTTGCTGTTTGAGAGGTATCAGATAAACTGCTGTGAATAAAATCTTCATAACCCTGTGTGGAACCGTCAAAACCATTGATATGGATGGACAGAAAATAATCTGCTCCCCAGTTGTTAGCTTCATCTGTACGGGATTGTAAGCTCTTATCAATATCACTTGTTCTGCCCATCATTACTTCCACATTTTCATATTCTTCTTCTAATATATCTCGGATTCGCAGGGCAATATCAAGTGTAATATTCTTTTCTTCCATTCCATGGCCGGTAGCTCCAATGTTAGAACCACCATGTCCTGGATCGAGATAAATCTTTACCATCATCTCACCTCCATACTATCTTAATATTCATATGGAGGTGAGATGAAATGGACAAGGTGGCACTTATTTCAAAATGTGCTCACTCAAAAAGGTATCCTTTTACTCATTAGCATGGCGCAAAATTACATTTTTCTCTCCAAATGGAGGGAGATTATAAAGATTGTATTACAAACAAGTTATTTGTCCGAATGTATGTTACCATTATATGTACCTGTTCGGAAAGGAGGATATCATTAATGACCGAAATAAGTATATTTTTAGATGATATCCGTGAAGCACCTGAAGGATATATAGGTGTAGAAACAATCAGGGAATGTCAAATACTATTAAAACACTATCCTGTAGAACACCTATCTCTTGATCATGACCTTGTTAGTAAAATAGAAAATGGCACACAGCTCGTAGAAATAATGGTAAGGGAACAGCTATTTGCCAACAGAATTACTATACACTCCGCAAACTCTGTAGATGGGAAACACATGTACAGATATTTAAAGGATGCACAACTTCACCAAAATATGCCCCAATCAATAAAGATTCTTCTGCAACCTCTTCCCCTCTATTTTATCCCGCCACGTATTATTCAATTTTATGCTGACACGATATAAACGTAAATATTCATTGCAGAACAGAAAACCCCTTCTCGAGTATGAGAAGGAGCTGCGCTTAAGGCATCTTTTTTCCACGAGAAGCTGTATACAGGGTATACCATTCTTCCCTTGTCATAATTTCCGCCTGTTTAACTGCCTCAGCACAATTTTTTATCCTGCCTGGATTTACTGTTCCAATTACTGGCTGAACCTTCGCCGGATGACGCATCAGCCAGCCAAGCACAATTGCTTCTGCTGAAGTGCCCTTTTTCTCAGCTAATTCATTGACCGCTTTCTTTGTTGCCATGATTGCCTCAGTCGGATTTTTTGAATCCCGGCCGCTGTATAAACCATAAGCAAGGGGAGCCCAGGCCTGAAGCTGGATGTTTTCCAGTCTGCAATGCTCAATTATCCCATCAGAAAAATTCACAGAAGCCCCCTCTTTCTGGTTTACTAGTACTCCATGCTCGACCCAGTCCAGTCGGTTGAGACTCATCTCCAGCTGATTGACAATCAAAGGTTCATCACAATACGCCTGCAAAAGTTTAATTTGGGCTGCATTCATGTTGGATACTCCAAAGTGCTTTACCTTACCTGACTCTCTTAATTTTGAAAAAGCTGAAGCAACTTCTTCCGGTTCCATGAGTGGATCCGGCCGGTGGAGCAGTAAAATATCAAGATAATCCGTTTCAAGGCGTTCCAGAATACCATCCACAGATGACAGTATATGTTTTTCAGAAAAGTCATACCTGTTTGGAACCTCACCTTCTGAAAAACGAATTCCGCACTTACTCTGCAGAACTATTTTTTCTCTAAGGCCAGGGTCTTCCTTTAATAACCGGCCAAATACAGTTTCTGATCTTCCATGTTTATAAATGTCCGCATGGTCAAACATGGTGATATTGTTTTCAAGCGCAGCCTCGACAGCTTTTTGTGCTGTTATGTAATCCTCTTTAGTTAACTGATCGCCGTTCCATTCCCCACCTAACCCCATGCAGCCGTATACAAGACGGCTATTCGTAATTTCCCGTTTTTCCAATGGCATCATAGTCATTAGTAGCTCTCTCCTCCATATATTGATTTATTAATTTTAACACCTTTTTATTAAAGAAACTATTTTTGTCATGTACCCTTATCCATTCGTATTATTCCTTTTTTGTAAAAATTGAAGAATACACTTACAGAAGCAAAGCAGCCTGCAGTTTGAACGACTGCAGGCTGCTTCTAATTTTCATAATACTTATATATTATTATAAGGAAATAAAGAATTAAAATCACAATAAATTAAAAAAGACCATCAAATATGGTCTCAGTAAATTGTTATGTATTACTCTTATGGCGCGCCCTAGAGGACTTGAACCTCTGACCTACAGCTTCGGAGGCTGTCGCTCTATCCACCTGAGCTAAGGGCGCCAGGTAGTTTCAGGCTATAAATAAATGGTGCGGGTGAAGGGACTTGAACCCCCACGTCGTAAGACACTAGATCCTAAGTCTAGCGCGTCTGCCAATTCCGCCACACCCGCATTTATTAAATGGTGAGCCATGAAGGACTCGAACCTTCGACCCTCTGATTAAAAGTCAGATGCTCTACCAACTGAGCTAATGGCTCATGAAGTAATTCTAATATGATTATTCATGATGTTTACGGACGATGTGATGCTCTGTGGTCCTACCTGTTTCTTCCTCTGCCAGTATAGCTTCGTAGTGAATACGTCGAAACAACTCGATGCATTAGCGTGTAGTAACGCTCGTAACTGAGCTAATGGCTCATGAAGTAATTTAATGAGAAGTCTTCACGATTTTTTTCATATCTTCACGATTTTTTTCATAAAATATAAATTGGTTGCGGGGGACGGATTTGAACCATCGACCTTCGGGTTATGAGCCCGACGAGCTACCAGACTGCTCCACCCCGCGACGATATTAAGCTTACGGACGATGCCGTTTCAGGAAGCCTTTTTGACTGTCTCTTCCTCTGACAGTATCGCTTTGACGTGAATGCGTCGAGACAACTCGAAGTTTATTCGATGATGCGCTGCTCGTTGCTCCACCCCGCGACGATATTAAGCTTACGGACGATGTCGTTTCAAAGATGTTGTCCCTTCCTCTTCCGGCTTATGCTTCGAAGTGTATACGTCGGGACAAGTCGCAGCTTATTCGGAGAAGAATCGCTTCTTGCTCCACCCCGCGACAATATATAATTTAAGGAAATAATGGTGCTGGCCAGAGGACTTGAACCCCCAACCTACTGATTACAAGTCAGTTGCTCTACCAATTGAGCTAGGCCAGCATAATGGTGGAAGATGACGGGCTCGAACCGCCGACCCCCTGCTTGTAAGGCAGGTGCTCTCCCAACTGAGCTAATCTTCCAGTAATATGGTGACCCGTACGGGATTCGAACCCGTGTTACCGCCGTGAAAGGGCGGTGTCTTAACCACTTGACCAACGGGCCATAAGTTAGATGGCGGAGAGCGAGGGATTCGAACCCTCGAGACGGGTTTAAACCGCCTACACGATTTCCAATCGTGCTCCTTCGGCCACTCGGACAGCTCTCCTTATGGCATGAGTGAATAAAAATTATTCAAAAAGTATGGTGGAGCCTAGCGGGATCGAACCGCTGACCTCCTGCGTGCAAGGCAGGCGCTCTCCCAGCTGAGCTAAGGCCCCGTTAGAAACGGGACTAACATA
Protein-coding regions in this window:
- the paaK gene encoding phenylacetate--CoA ligase PaaK; the protein is MLFYDEIETASRAEIQEIQLNRLKKTVNHVFGNVPFYQEKFVQSSVSPDEITSLEDIRKLPFTKKADLRDNYPFGLFAVDQKDVVRIHGSSGTSGKPTVVGYTKSDIDNWATLVARAIVAAGGNKGDVVHNAYGYGLFTGGLGLHYGAEKLGCVTVPISGGNTGRQITLIQDFKPKVICGTPSYVLNIAEKMEEMGLKPEDISCEYGIFGAEPWSEEMRKTLEDKLGIKAVDIYGLSEVMGPGVSIECHEGQDGLHIADDHFIVEVIDPETLQPVPEGQDGELVFTSLTKEALPIIRYRTGDIASVTTERCVCGRTTTRMSRVKGRIDDMLIIRGVNIFPSEIERTLLQVDALVPHYQIHLTKKGSMDNIEIHVEVSQDVYDTLPDGNLNDQAAVLLKGKIQHMIKSECLVSAEIKLNKPKTIPRSEGKAVRIIDRRSETVPS
- a CDS encoding N-acetylmuramoyl-L-alanine amidase — encoded protein: MVKIYLDPGHGGSNIGATGHGMEEKNITLDIALRIRDILEEEYENVEVMMGRTSDIDKSLQSRTDEANNWGADYFLSIHINGFDGSTQGYEDFIHSSLSDTSQTARYRDTMHEEIMKVNELRNRGKKKANFHVLRETRMSALLTENGFIDHPEDAEKIADPSWRQKVARGHVNGLERAFNLTRSNEQGNIYRVIVDGQQVGAYREEENILNEVRRNLSQADRIVVEKVQ
- a CDS encoding cyclic-phosphate processing receiver domain-containing protein encodes the protein MTEISIFLDDIREAPEGYIGVETIRECQILLKHYPVEHLSLDHDLVSKIENGTQLVEIMVREQLFANRITIHSANSVDGKHMYRYLKDAQLHQNMPQSIKILLQPLPLYFIPPRIIQFYADTI
- a CDS encoding aldo/keto reductase family oxidoreductase; translated protein: MTMMPLEKREITNSRLVYGCMGLGGEWNGDQLTKEDYITAQKAVEAALENNITMFDHADIYKHGRSETVFGRLLKEDPGLREKIVLQSKCGIRFSEGEVPNRYDFSEKHILSSVDGILERLETDYLDILLLHRPDPLMEPEEVASAFSKLRESGKVKHFGVSNMNAAQIKLLQAYCDEPLIVNQLEMSLNRLDWVEHGVLVNQKEGASVNFSDGIIEHCRLENIQLQAWAPLAYGLYSGRDSKNPTEAIMATKKAVNELAEKKGTSAEAIVLGWLMRHPAKVQPVIGTVNPGRIKNCAEAVKQAEIMTREEWYTLYTASRGKKMP